From a single Drosophila sulfurigaster albostrigata strain 15112-1811.04 chromosome 3, ASM2355843v2, whole genome shotgun sequence genomic region:
- the LOC133844349 gene encoding queuosine 5'-phosphate N-glycosylase/hydrolase, which yields MSTTLNPRESGEHIVRHAKYLKVLPSGIERLVEKIVSGVLDKRIAVANFSQHELHPSPNDDYAPNWIFIVDTLNFCFWTPHNYTKYKVNGYTGYFALCAAINRAMKDGLDITNPEFYAKIDLATLEKIFRPDDATTQIPLLEKRLECLHQVGECLLTKWQGRFENVVKEANNSAVKLLQLIVDEFPCFRDQAEFAGERVSILKRAQILVGDLWSCYCGEGLGYFGDIEKVTMFADYRVPQVLVHFGSLEYTPELLELLKKDTILQNGDAMEVEIRGASIYIIEEVKDAVLAILKDKHPEVDTRSVNSILIDQYLWDYRREHAAELEYIPFHKVLSIYY from the exons ATGAGCACCACTCTAAATCCCCGAGAATCCGGCGAGCATATTGTGCGCCAtgcgaaatatttaaaagtattgcCCTCCGGCATTGAGCGTCTTGTTGAGAAGATTGTTAGCGGCGTTCTTG ATAAGCGCATTGCTGTAGCCAATTTCTCACAGCATGAGCTTCATCCGTCGCCCAATGATGATTATGCCCCCAATTGGATTTTCATTGTGGACACCCTCAACTTTTGCTTCTGGACGCCAC ATAACTACACCAAGTACAAGGTGAATGGATACACTGGCTACTTTGCCCTGTGCGCAGCTATAAATCGTGCCATGAAGGATGGCTTGGATATAACGAATCCCGAGTTTTATGCCAAAATCGACTTGGCAACGCTGGAGAAGATCTTTCGTCCGGATGATGCTACCACACAGATTCCCTTGCTAGAGAAGCGTTTGGAGTGCCTTCATCAGGTGGGCGAGTGTCTGCTGACCAAGTGGCAGGGACGCTTTGAGAATGTGGTGAAGGAAGCCAACAATTCAGCTGTAAAGTTGCTGCAACTCATTGTGGATGAGTTTCCCTGTTTTCGGGATCAGGCTGAATTTGCTGGCGAACGTGTTTCGATTTTGAAACGTGCTCAAATCCTTGTCGGTGACTTGTGGTCATGTTATTGTGGTGAAGGTCTTGGATACTTCGGGGACATCGAAAAAGTAACCATGTTTGCGGATTATCGCGTTCCTCAGGTCTTGGTGCACTTTGGCAGCTTGGAGTACACACCAGAATTGCTGGAACTACTCAAGAAGGACACCATACTGCAGAACGGCGATGCCATGGAGGTGGAAATAAGAGGCGCCTCCATTTACATCATCGAAGAAGTCAAGGATGCTGTGCTGGCAATTCTAAAGGACAAACATCCCGAGGTGGACACACGGAGTGTGAATTCCATTTTAATTGATCAATATCTTTGGGATTACAGACGTGAGCACGCCGCCGAATTGGAATACATTCCATTCCACAAGGTGCTCAGCATTTATTACTAA
- the LOC133841041 gene encoding protein brown → MSAEDLSAQSGLCLEWKQLNYYVPAQEQSNYSFWNECKKKQELQILHDVSGHLKTGDLIAILGGSGAGKTTLLAAISQRLRGNLTGDVVLNGMAMERDQMTRISSFLPQFEINVKTFTAYEHLYFMSHFKMHRKTTKAEKRQRVSDLLLAVGLRDAAHTRIQQLSGGERKRLSLAEELITDPIFLFCDEPTTGLDSFSAYSVIKTLRHLCTRRRITKHSLSKVYGEDSFGTPSDGNSSGSNSIEMEFVENSHESLLQSMKELPTLSVLNNSPNGTQKKAAICSIHQPTSDIFELFTHIILMDGGRIIYQGRTEQAAKFFTDMGFLLPLNCNPADFYLKTLVDSHGKENAGEMLRIRYEHETDGLYTGSWLLARNYSGDYLKHVQNFKKIRWIYQVYLLIIRFMTEDLRNIKDGLIGFGFFMATAVTLSLMYSGVGGLTQRTIQDVGGSIFMLSNEMIFTFSYGVTYIFPYSLPIIRREVGEGTYSLSAYYVALVVSFVPAAFFKGYMFLSVIYASIYYTRGFLLYVTMGFLMSLSAIAAVGYGVFLSSLFETDKMASECAAPFDLIFLIFGGTYMNVDSVPVLKYFSLFFYSNEALMYNYWIDIDNIDCPVNDEHPCVKSGLEVLQQASFRTAEYTYWIDCVSLLLVALAFHIVSFNLVKRYINRSGYY, encoded by the exons ATGTCCGCGGAGGATTTAAGTGCACAGTCGGGCCTATGCCTGGAGTGGAAGCAGCTCAACTATTATGTGCCTGCCCAGGAGCAGAGCAACTACAGCTTCTGGAATGAGTGCAAAAAGAAGCAGGAGCTTCAAATTTTACATGACG TCAGCGGTCACCTCAAAACCGGCGACCTCATCGCCATCTTGGGCGGATCGGGGGCGGGCAAAACCACATTATTGGCAGCGATTTCGCAACGTTTGCGCGGTAATTTAACCGGCGATGTGGTTTTAAACGGCATGGCCATGGAACGGGATCAGATGACACGCATCTCCAGTTTTCTGCCACAGTTTGAGATCAATGTTAAAACCTTTACCGCCTACGAGCATCTGTATTTTATG TCGCACTTCAAGATGCATCGCAAAACCACAAAGGCGGAGAAGCGTCAACGTGTCTCGGATCTTCTCTTAGCTGTGGGACTAAGGGATGCGGCACACACACGCATCCAGCAGCTGTCGGGCGGCGAGCGAAAGCGTCTCAGTTTGGCCGAGGAACTCATCACCGATCCCATCTTTCTGTTCTGCGATGAACCCACCACGGGACTCGATAGCTTCAGTGCCTATTCCGTCATCAAGACACTCCGCCATCTCTGCACACGGCGACGCATTACGAAGCACTCGCTGAGCAAGGTCTATGGCGAGGATTCGTTTGGAACGCCAAGTGATGGCAACAGCTCGGGCAGCAACTCCATCGAAATGGAATTTGTGGAAAACTCTCATGAAAGTCTGCTGCAGTCCATGAAGGAGCTGCCCACGTTGAGCGTGCTCAACAATAGTCCCAACGGTACACAGAAGAAGGCGGCCATCTGTTCGATTCACCAGCCCACATCTGACATCTTTGAGCTCTTCACGCACATCATTCTCATGGATGGCGGTCGAATTATCTATCAGGGTCGTACCGAACAAGCGGCCAAGTTCTTCACAGA CATGGGCTTCCTGCTGCCACTGAACTGTAATCCCGCCGACTTCTATCTGAAGACCCTTGTGGACAGCCATGGCAAGGAGAACGCTGGTGAAATGCTTCGCATTAGGTATGAGCATGAGACGGATGGTCTCTATACTGGCAGCTGGTTGCTGGCCAGGAACTACAGCGGTGACTATCTGAAGCATGTGCAGAACTTCAAAAAGATACGCTGGATATATCAGGTGTATCTGCTGATCATACGCTTCATGACTGAGGATCTGCGTAATATTAAGGACGGACTGATTGGCTTTGGCTTCTTCATGGCCACCGCGGTGACGCTCTCTCTGATGTACTCCGGTGTGGGTGGCCTGACGCAACGCACCATCCAAGATGTGGGTGGCTCCATATTCATGCTCAGCAACGAGATGATCTTCACCTTCAGCTACGGCGTCACGTACATTTTTCCCTATTCATTGCCCATCATCAGAAGAGAAGTGGGCGAGGGCACCTACAGTCTGTCCGCCTACTATGTGGCTTTAGTTGTGTCTTTTGTGCCGGCGGCTTTCTTCAAGGGTTACATGTTTTTGTCGGTGATCTATGCATCCATTTATTATACACGCGGATTTCTTCTCTACGTAACCATGGGCTTTCTGATGAGTCTATCGGCGATTGCCGCCGTCGGCTATGGCGTTTTTCTCTCCAGCCTTTTTGAGACCGACAAAATGGCATCGGAGTGTGCGGCGCCCTTCGATCTGATCTTTCTCATCTTTGGCGGCACCTACATGAATGTCGATTCGGTGCCCGTGCTCAAGTACTTCTCGCTCTTCTTCTACTCCAACGAAGCACTAATGTACAATTACTGGATTGACATTGACAACATAG ATTGTCCTGTCAACGATGAGCATCCCTGTGTCAAGAGCGGCTTAGAGGTGCTCCAACAGGCCTCTTTCCGCACCGCCGAATACACCTATTGGATAGACTGTGTTAGTCTTCTACTGGTCGCCTTGGCCTTTCATATAGTCTCATTCAACTTGGTGAAACGTTACATTAATCGCAGTGGTTACTATTGA
- the LOC133841040 gene encoding uncharacterized protein LOC133841040 yields the protein MEPLTSLNTAHKINNSYDSEPSTGSGSSLSENNEGPISDEENMNLPYLLKPKPLSNDNATKLSLLGSQESQFRGFGDSPYGQVNKRLYGSQLQNLKLPETNSNQTVAAASAKQKSSPGMIVFPRFYNSILEENSCNAVDMAATSAQTEAEAVAAPTDSLSFNGKIKSLTEMPSSSHISIATISSETAPQQQEQQSQQQQQEQLSESFIFKKINNERSPDLFADSDDDDDDDQTDKGLGTTLEDLPEALEESQCVSEAPTTSHNASARYSLTAPTESSFVCDEQTQDVQLTSGDPRALFLENCRRERELYRRIRRCLQGVRPPPTVTIPDTDVISAVVSMKSKVINFLVSSETNVGDATPASSIEDSGICATSSLFKPTHSLVEAQNMSWREVLGVRHHGLSFNLNKAAEQNEYLSLSVVERYVGAETATSYVRSPSSAKKRNMRMKMLTQSPGNRLSHLAKRRAIFSSANLATNSIKLNSSIGPQILLDKKKDRNKRKATPKRKTPGSKKKARKTPSSSARKRLFRTDLIKPGPSRETSKRALFQSPAKSLQQQQQLLFPPKPLFKPEIANRVERSKRALFSPDNGCQQSTPSSATCVSNQLESLLKRKRNARDDEDAAELASQSSKLFRAGSAFGSGLTPRALKIKSQSFCIGAGSSTASQQNVAANMQPSPFANTPRLSHGLSGSSSTLACSTTPTISKLHRAHSEMSATPQSAMTDNQRKKLLWAVSQALQEKKISAKHENFRQHAADLARIVKRIFQEFYLGHTTSNSETLLRLAKKYAFSVIAGKQPDDIYLQARSQESETKLQSSARLSGYIGPEEFAQRKLLLSQSSSHSLSQMSLSHSKTDGSMQNLFGSENSIDSFGFSQMSQGAATSNSATQSSLMERISEDLFSKQLPIQPNPSLQNSSSKSNLGGLALRENVHCEQRRSAQKNFTGKDQRNISPYFGGGSNSNGSGRKLPVTATVVSGESSAKAKRQISFDS from the exons ATGGAACCATTAACATCCTTGAATACAgcgcataaaataaacaatagcTACGATTCGGAGCCATCAACGGGCAGTGGG TCTTCGCTCAGTGAAAACAATGAGGGCCCAATATCTGACGAGGAGAATATGAATCTACCATATCTGCTGAAGCCAAAACCATTGAGCAATGACAATGCCACCAAATTGAGTTTGCTTGGCAGCCAGGAGTCGCAATTTCGTGGCTTTGGTGACAGTCCGTATGGCCAAGTTAATAAGCGTCTTTACGGCTCGCAATTGCAGAACTTAAAGTTGCCCGAAACGAATAGCAACcaaacagttgctgctgcctcagcGAAACAAAAATCATCGCCAGGCATGATTGTCTTTCCTCGCTTCTACAATAGCATCCTTGAGGAGAATAGTTGCAATGCCGTCGACATGGCAGCTACATCTGCgcaaacagaagcagaagcggTTGCTGCGCCAACGGACAGCTTGTCCTTCAATGGCAAAATCAAAAGTCTGACTGAGATGCCAAGCAGTTCTCACATATCCATTGCAACGATCTCCTCAGAGACTGCTccccaacaacaagaacaacaatcacaacagcagcaacaagaacagctGTCGgaatcatttatatttaagaagATCAACAACGAACGCTCGCCAGATTTGTTTGCCGacagcgatgatgatgatgacgatgaccaGACGGACAAGGGTCTGGGCACAACGCTGGAGGATTTACCCGAAGCCCTCGAGGAGAGCCAATGCGTAAGCGAAGCGCCCACAACAAGTCACAATGCCAGCGCACGTTACTCACTGACAGCACCAACGGAATCCAGTTTTGTGTGCGATGAGCAGACGCAAGATGTGCAGCTGACTAGTGGCGATCCACGCGCTCTTTTTCTGGAGAACTGCCGACGGGAACGTGAGCTCTACAGGCGTATACGTCGCTGTCTGCAGGGTGTGCGTCCGCCACCCACAGTGACCATCCCGGACACCGATGTCATCAGCGCTGTGGTCAGCATGAAATCCAAAGTGATCAACTTTCTGGTCAGCAGTGAGACCAATGTCGGCGATGCCACACCAGCATCCAGCATTGAGGATAGTGGCATCTGTGCCACATCTTCGCTGTTCAAGCCTACGCATAGTCTGGTCGAGGCGCAGAACATGAGCTGGCGCGAGGTGTTGGGTGTGCGTCATCACGGGCTGAG CTTCAACTTGAATAAAGCTGCCGAGCAAAATGAATACCTCAGTCTGTCGGTGGTGGAACGTTATGTAGGAGCTGAGACGGCCACTTCCTATGTGCGTTCACCATCCAGTGCCAAGAAGCGCAACATGCGCATGAA AATGCTCACTCAGTCGCCAGGCAATCGCCTTAGTCATTTAGCCAAGCGACGAGCCATCTTCTCCTCGGCCAATTTGGCGACCAACTCAATTAAACTGAACAGCTCCATAGGGCCGCAAATACTGCTggataaaaa AAAAGATCGTAATAAGCGCAAAGCAACACCAAAACGTAAAACGCCCGGCAGCAAAAAGAAAG CTCGAAAAACTCCGTCCTCCTCAGCACGCAAGCGTCTGTTTCGCACTGATCTCATCAAGCCAGGACCATCGCGTGAAACCTCGAAGCGCGCCCTATTCCAAAGTCCAGCCAAGtcactgcaacaacagcagcagctgttatTCCCGCCCAAGCCCCTGTTTAAGCCAGAGATTGCCAATCGCGTAGAGAGATCGAAGCGTGCACTTTTCTCGCCCGACAATGGTTGCCAGCAAAGCACTCCCAGCAGTGCCACTTGCGTTAGCAATCAGCTGGAATCGCTTCTCAAGCGCAAACGCAATGCCCGCGACGACGAAGATGCTGCTGAGCTGGCCAGTCAGAGTAGCAAATTGTTCCGCGCTGGCAGCGCCTTTGGCAGCGGTCTCACGCCACGCGCTCTCAAGATCAAGAGTCAAAGCTTTTGCATTGGAGCAGGTTCCTCCACAGCATCGCAACAGAATGTTGCCGCCAACATGCAGCCATCACCATTTGCCAACACGCCGCGACTGAGCCATGGTCtgagtggcagcagcagcaccttgGCCTGCAGCACTACGCCGACGATCAGTAAACTGCATCGGGCACATTCTGAAATGAGTGCGACACCGCAGAGCGCCATGACAGACAATCAACGGAAG AAACTGCTGTGGGCCGTTTCCCAGGCGCTGCAGGAAAAGAAAATATCTGCGAAGCATGAGAATTTCCGGCAACATGCGGCGGACTTGGCGCGTATTGTTAAACGCATCTTTCAAGAATTTTACCTGGGACACACAACCAGCAACAGTGAAACATTGCTTCG GCTAGCCAAGAAGTACGCGTTTAGCGTGATAGCGGGCAAGCAGCCTGATGACATCTACCTGCAGGCACGTAGTCAGGAGAGTGAAACCAAGCTGCAATCGAGTGCACGACTCTCGGGCTACATTGGACCCGAGGAGTTTGCACAACGAAAGCTGCTGTTGTCACAGAGCTCATCGCACTCGCTATCGCAAATGTCGCTTTCGCACAGCAAGACTGATGGATCAATGCAGAATTTATTCGGCAGCGAGAACTCCATCGATTCATTCGGTTTCAGTCAAATGAGTCAGGGAGCCGCAACCTCAAATTCAGCTACGCAATCCAGTCTAATGGAACGCATTTCAGAGGATCTTTTTAGCAAGCAACTGCCCATCCAGCCAAATCCGTCATTGCAGAACAGCTCGTCGAAGAGCAATTTGGGCGGATTGGCGCTGCGAGAGAATGTGCACTGCGAGCAGCGAAGATCGGCACAAAAGAACTTCACCGGCAAGGATCAGCGAAACATCAGTCCGTATTTTGgtggcggcagcaacagcaacggatCTGGGCGCAAGTTGCCCGTCACAGCAACTGTTGTTAGCGGCGAGTCCAGCGCTAAAGCGAAGCGCCAAATATCGTTTGATagctaa
- the LOC133840733 gene encoding xaa-Pro aminopeptidase ApepP: MQRASTAPEASGICAYVVPSDDAHQSEYQCAHDERRAFISGFTGSAGTAVITNDKALLWTDGRYYQQAEKELDSNWTLMRDGLATTPSIGAWLGKNLAKGSAVGVDPRLFSFRLGKIIEKDLNAAECNLVGIERNLIDDVWGEDQPARTSNKIITLQLRFSGKTIAQKWDEVRQQMTVQNASALVVSALDEIAWFLNLRGSDIDYNPVFFAYMIITHDDVVLFVDGQKLPDNIKEHLSENNVQITIQPYEAIGDGVRKIASNAKGKIWISSTSSLYLNSLVPKSLRHQEITPIALLKAIKNQKEIEGFINSHIRDGVALCQYFAWLEDAVQKGQPVDEMSGADKLESFRKTKDHYMGLSFTTISSSGPNGSVIHYHPAKETNRPINDKEVYLCDSGAQYLDGTTDVTRTLHFGQPTDFQKETYTRVLKGQLALGSTVFPTKIKGQVLDVLARKSLWDIGLDYGHGTGHGVGHFLNVHEGPMGVGFRLMPDDPGLQQNMFISNEPGFYKDGEFGIRIEDIVQIVPAQVKYNFADRGALTFKTVTMCPKQTKMIIKDLLTEQEIKLLNDYHKLVWETLSPLLSQDAFTLNWLQKETKAL; encoded by the coding sequence ATGCAGCGCGCCTCGACTGCACCAGAAGCATCAGGAATATGCGCATATGTGGTGCCCTCGGATGACGCCCACCAGAGCGAATATCAGTGTGCACACGATGAACGACGTGCCTTCATTAGCGGCTTTACGGGATCGGCGGGAACGGCGGTCATAACGAATGATAAGGCCCTGCTCTGGACGGATGGACGGTATTATCAGCAGGCAGAGAAGGAGCTCGATAGTAATTGGACTTTGATGCGAGATGGATTGGCCACAACTCCATCCATTGGCGCCTGGCTGGGCAAGAATTTGGCCAAGGGCAGCGCTGTTGGCGTTGATCCACGTCTCTTCTCCTTCCGATTGGGCAAGATCATAGAGAAGGATTTGAATGCCGCAGAATGCAATTTGGTGGGCATCGAACGCAACTTGATTGATGATGTTTGGGGTGAAGATCAACCGGCTCGCACCTCAAACAAAATCATAACGCTGCAGCTGCGCTTCTCTGGCAAAACGATCGCCCAAAAATGGGATGAAGTTCGTCAGCAGATGACGGTGCAAAATGCTAGTGCTCTTGTCGTTAGTGCTCTGGACGAGATCGCTTGGTTTTTGAATTTGCGTGGCTCCGACATCGATTATAATCCAGTATTTTTCGCCTACATGATCATAACCCATGACGATGTTGTCCTTTTCGTGGATGGTCAAAAATTGCCGGATAACATCAAGGAGCATCTAAGCGAAAACAATGTGCAGATCACCATACAGCCCTACGAGGCTATTGGTGATGGTGTCCGGAAAATTGCTTCTAATGCCAAGGGCAAAATATGGATATCATCGACAAGCAGTTTGTATTTGAATTCGCTAGTACCAAAGTCATTGCGGCATCAGGAGATTACGCCCATTGCTTTGCTCAAGGCAATTAAAAACCAGAAGGAGATCGAAGGATTCATTAATAGCCATATACGCGATGGTGTTGCACTATGCCAGTACTTTGCCTGGCTGGAGGATGCTGTGCAGAAAGGTCAGCCGGTAGATGAGATGTCCGGCGCAGACAAATTGGAATCGTTTCGCAAGACCAAGGATCATTACATGGGCCTCAGCTTTACCACAATTAGTTCATCAGGTCCAAATGGTTCGGTGATTCACTATCACCCGGCAAAGGAGACCAATCGTCCAATCAACGATAAAGAGGTTTACCTATGCGATTCGGGCGCTCAGTATTTAGATGGCACAACCGATGTAACAAGAACCCTACACTTTGGCCAACCTACGGACTTTCAAAAGGAGACTTACACCCGTGTGCTAAAGGGTCAATTGGCACTCGGTTCGACGGTATTTCCCACCAAGATTAAGGGTCAAGTCTTAGATGTACTGGCTAGAAAATCTCTATGGGACATTGGCTTGGACTACGGTCATGGAACTGGTCATGGTGTTGGGCATTTCCTCAATGTCCACGAGGGTCCAATGGGAGTTGGTTTCCGTCTAATGCCCGACGATCCTGGCCTTCAACAAAACATGTTTATTTCAAACGAACCTGGATTTTATAAGGATGGCGAGTTTGGCATTCGAATCGAGGACATTGTACAAATTGTGCCTGCCCAGGTGAAGTACAATTTTGCTGATCGCGGTGCACTCACATTTAAGACAGTTACAATGTGCCCCAAGCAAACAAAGATGATTATTAAGGATCTGCTTACCGAACAGGAGATTAAATTGCTTAATGATTATCATAAGCTGGTTTGGGAGACACTTTCTCCGCTCTTGTCGCAGGATGCTTTCACTCTAAATTGGCTTCAAAAAGAAACCAAAGCCttataa
- the LOC133840736 gene encoding superoxide dismutase [Cu-Zn], whose product MVVKAVCVINGDAKGTVFFEQESSGTPVKVTGEVTGLAQGLHGFHVHEFGDNTNGCMSSGPHFNPHKKEHGAPTDGERHLGDLGNITASGDGPTAVDITDSQITLFGENSIIGRTVVVHADADDLGKGGHELSKTTGNAGARIGCGVIGIAKI is encoded by the exons ATGGTGGTCAAAGCTGTTTGCGTTATCAATGGCGATGCCAAGGGCACCGTTTTCTTTGAACAGGAG tcgTCTGGTACACCCGTTAAAGTAACGGGAGAAGTTACTGGTCTGGCGCAAGGTCTGCATGGATTCCACGTGCATGAGTTTGGCGACAACACCAACGGATGCATGTCATCCGGACCCCATTTCAACCCCCACAAGAAGGAGCACGGTGCACCCACAGACGGTGAGCGCCACTTGGGCGATTTGGGCAACATCACGGCCAGCGGCGACGGTCCCACTGCGGTCGACATCACCGACAGCCAGATAACTCTCTTTGGTGAGAACAGCATCATTGGACGCACTGTTGTGGTccatgccgatgccgatgatCTTGGCAAGGGTGGCCACGAGTTGAGCAAGACAACTGGCAATGCTGGCGCACGCATTGGTTGCGGTGTCATTGGTATTGCTAAAATCTAA
- the LOC133840734 gene encoding transmembrane protein 161B, translating into MAVLGAQLVITLVMVSVIQKLSPHYSFAKWILCRTGLVRYLHPTDDELRTKGGVPKDRPAKGKHKQNGISNGGGSQQFHVPRSIEVELETSPVLERDVIHLRYFTEYQWLVDFSVYAGIVYVCSEVFHYFYPLKQEINLSMVWCLLVIFFALKLLSSLTVLYFQSEESIGERSMVIVACLVYLLIAMIVLIIDERILETGLEDAYTSFNASASKFLTEQGLPSSGPASKIVVKFFLALSCGLLGSLFTFPGLRMAKMHWDSLKYCRGNRILQVLLNLSFILPFILVILWIRPISRDYLTVRVFEGMQQPLLKPHVFETLRLLLVVFVVIVRFALMPIYLQSYLNLAYDKILDLRKEAGRITNVEFQKKISSIFYYLCVVTLQFAAPLILCLYLTLMYKSLGGFSWAGIFKESVVLQHECAADSDVAAALPSAAEALEANVEQEFNILESAQSLQASFTSLKNVFSTEVYKGFLGFATWWSYFTLFATSSLGIVYQSYFNKT; encoded by the exons ATG GCTGTTTTAGGAGCCCAATTGGTTATCACGCTGGTGATGGTCAGCGTCATTCAGAAGCTAAGTCCACATTATTCTTTCGCCAAATGGATATTATGCCGCACTGGGCTGGTTCGCTATCTGCATCCCACGGATGACGAGCTGCGCACTAAAGGTGGCGTGCCCAAGGATCGACCTGCCAAGGGGAAACATAAGCAGAATGGCATTAGTAATGGCGGAGGATCGCAGCAATTCCATGTGCCCCGGAGCATAGAAGTGGAGCTGGAGACGTCGCCAGTACTAGAACGCGATGTGATTCATTTGCGTTACTTTACCGAATACCAATGGCTAGTGGATTTCAGCGTCTATGCCGGCATCGTTTATGTGTGCTCGGAAGTCTTTCACTATTTCTATCCGTTGAAGCAGGAAATCAATCTGAGCATGGTGTGGTGTCTGCTAGTCATATTCTTTGCATTGAAATTACTGTCTTCCCTTACTGTGTTGTACTTTCAAAGTGAAGAATCAATTGGCGAGCGTTCCATGGTGATAGTTGCTTGTCtggtttatttattgattgccATGATTGTACTCATCATCGATGAACGTATACTGGAAACGGGCTTAGAAGATGCCTACACCAGCTTCAATGCAAGCGCCTCCAAGTTCCTAACCGAACAGGGTCTGCCCTCATC CGGACCCGCCTCGAAAATTGTTGTCAAGTTCTTTTTGGCATTGAGTTGCGGTCTCTTGGGCTCGCTGTTCACGTTTCCTGGTCTGCGAATGGCCAAAATGCATTGGGATTCCCTTAAATACTGTCGCGGCAATCGCATATTGCAGGTGCTATTGAATCTCAGCTTTATACTGCCCTTCATCTTAGTCATATTGTGGATTCGACCAATTAGTCGTGACTATTTGACGGTGCGCGTCTTCGAGGGCATGCAACAGCCACT ATTGAAGCCCCATGTTTTCGAAACTTTGCGTCTGTTGcttgttgtgtttgtggtgATTGTGCGATTCGCATTGATGCCCATCTATCTGCAGTCGTACCTGAATTTGGCCTATGACAAGATACTCGATTTGCGCAAGGAAGCTGGTCGTATCACCAATGTCGAATTTCAAAAGAAG ATATCCTCAATCTTCTACTATCTTTGTGTGGTAACCTTACAGTTTGCTGCCCCGCTCATCTTGTGCCTCTATTTGACGCTGATGTACAAGAGTCTCGGTGGATTCAGTTGGGCCGGCATATTTAAGGAGAGTGTTGTCTTGCAGCACGAATGCGCTGCCGATTCGGATGTGGCGGCAGCGTTGCCAAGTGCCGCTGAAGCTCTAGAAGCCAATGTCGAACAggaattcaatattttagaGTCGGCACAGTCTTTGCAGGCTTCATTTACTAGtctaaaaaat GTGTTCTCTACGGAAGTGTATAAGGGATTTCTGGGTTTTGCCACCTGGTGGAGTTACTTTACCCTCTTTGCCACTTCATCGCTGGGCATCGTCTATCAGTCGTATTTCAATAAGACATAA